Proteins found in one Candidatus Desulfatibia profunda genomic segment:
- a CDS encoding PIN domain-containing protein, with protein sequence MKCFVDTSAFFALLDADDGNHPIAKTTLVKLLEDDAALITSNYVLVESFALIQRRIGFDAVRAFQTAMVPIVHVEFTTPEFHRLGVSALLSASRRNLSLVDCVSFEMMRYLGITSAFTFDSHFAEQGFHPV encoded by the coding sequence ATGAAATGCTTTGTCGATACATCCGCGTTTTTTGCATTGCTGGACGCTGATGATGGAAATCATCCCATAGCCAAGACCACTTTGGTCAAATTACTTGAAGACGACGCAGCCCTTATCACCAGCAACTATGTGTTGGTGGAGTCGTTCGCCCTCATCCAGCGGCGTATCGGTTTCGATGCCGTCAGAGCATTTCAAACAGCCATGGTGCCGATCGTGCATGTTGAATTCACAACTCCCGAATTCCACCGCCTGGGCGTTTCCGCACTGCTTTCCGCCTCAAGGCGCAATCTTAGCCTTGTTGATTGTGTCAGCTTCGAGATGATGCGTTACCTCGGCATAACGTCGGCCTTCACCTTTGATTCCCATTTCGCAGAACAAGGGTTCCATCCAGTCTGA